The DNA region ATATCTATTGAGTTGTGATGGTCACAGATAACAACACAGTAATTAGTAACACTGGATGAGACATAGCACAGCGCTACCAATTGGTTCCCTCTGATTGCCCTTCTCCAGACAAGCGACCGCAGAGGCAAGACCCATGGTCGCTCAGTCGCTGGAGCCGGGGCCGGGAGTCTTGGACCCGAGTCCGTACTTCTCCTGGAGCCTGGTgatctcctcctccttcttcttgacgTCGGACTTATTGGACATCTTGGCGGGCTGGTAGTAGAGCACGATGAGGTAGCGGTTGGCGACGTTGAAGCCGGAGAGGTGGTCGACGGCGTTCTTGGCGTCGTAGATGTCCTCGTAGACGACGTAGGCGGTGCCGCGCGTGTCCTTGGCATTGCCCAGCCGGATCTGCCGGATGGCGCCGTACTTGCCGAAGATATCGTACATCTCCTCGCTCGAGATGTTGAAGGGCAGGTTCCGCACGTAGAGCACCCGGTTCACCTCCGGCGGGAGACGCGCGTTCCCCTTCCGCAGGcccaccgccgccatcgccgccgcgccgagctcGCCTAGGGTTTGGCGGATTGGTGTTTCTCGGATTTGGGGGTGGTTTGCTTGCTGCGCGTAGCCGCCTACCTCTCTCGAGTCTTCGTTGCCTTATTGGAGGTGGAGCCGGCGCACGGGGTCGATTAGTTGCCGACTTGGGGGAGTTACTCGCCGACATGTGGCCCTCTGTTTGCATGTGGGACCCGCATGTCGGCATCTATTCTGTAGTTTCCATCGCGAATCTTGGCGGATAAACGCGAGCCGAGCCGCCACCTCCGTTTCATCAGCTCGGCTGCGAATCCCCGGCAACCTCCCTCGAAGCTTCCTCCGCCGGTTGCCGGCTGGGCCTCGAACCTGCGAGAAGCTTCCGGCGCCGGCCCACCGAGCACCGCAATGGCGTCCACCGGCGGAGCGGCCATCTCGGCGGGGCCCACGCCGCCGTCGGCAACTGCGACGTCGGTGGAGTGGCACCAGCGGCCGCCGAACCCGAAGAACCCGGTGGTGTTCTTCGACGTCACCATCGGGTCCATCCCTGCCGGCCGCATCAAGATGGAGCTCTTCGCCGACATCGCCCCCAAAACCGCCGAGAACTTCCGGTAATGGCTTAAACCCTCTATTAGCCGTAAACCCTAGGTTCCATTCGTTTCGTTCTTCTCCCGCTGATGTGTTTGGCACATTGATAGATCTCTAATCGTGTTGCTTTATTGATTTCAGACAGTTCTGCACTGGCGAGCACAGGTATGAGACTTCGGACGATTGGTTATCTTCCTGGATGTGAGCTTGTCTGAGGCTAATTATGCTAATCTGGCTCTATCCTCATGTTAAACCATTTAGGCTGCATATATAAGTTTGTTTTGGAATTTCTATTTTACTGGTATTTGTGGTGGTAAGCAGGGTCATTTGATTGGGAGACTATCGTCTGTGGAAATGGAAGAGTAGAAGGAACCAAGGAAGAGCattttttttctatattttcTGTTGATTGTATGACTTGTGCGAAGTTGAGCTTATATGGGGGATGTTTTCTGGAACCTGGGCCACTTGATTTTTTTCAGGCATACTAGCTGATTTAACATTTTTTTAGTAATAAGTTTTTCCTTGCTTTACATGTTTAATTAAACTGATGTTTGGGCAGCACAAGTGTATAGATTTGGGTCTTTAGGAAGTGCATAAGTGTGGCATGACGACTTAGCACTGCTCTGGGACTGGGAAGAATAATTTTCTCATGGGTGCAATGTATTGCATTTTTGAAAGCTGTAGTTTGAAGATGGGTAGTGTGACTGTGACACAGGAGTGTGAATTGGTCTAGGAAAATTGGGTTCTTTGTGCTTTTATAGCTGTTGGTGGTTGCTATTTGATTAGTGACTTGATGAGGATGCAAGCACATATTGCTTCAGCAATTATAAAATTATTTTGCAGACCGCAGTCTGGTATATGATTTCTAATCCTTAGTTTTGATGTTGGTTGCAGAAAAAATGGTTTGCCACAGGGTTTTAAGGGCTGTCAATTCCATAGAGTGATCAAAGATTTCATGATTCAGGGTGGTGACTTCTTGAAGGTTTGTCTGCCGCACACTAATAGCTTCAATCATCAATACTAAGTATGGATATTAACCCAGTGCCATCCTAGAACTAAGCTTGTGTACTTATGTATGTACTAGTATATCTGTTAATAATTGAGGGAGAATCTGATATATTATTTTACTTTGCTTTGGACCCTTCTGGAGATATATTAGGGACTCTTCTGGAGATTTTGTTTTGGAGTAATTAACTATTTTTAGTAATCTCCATGCAGAAATTGGAATTAGTTGATAAAATTCAGCACAAACTAAGCCTACTGTTTTATGTCCTCCAGAATGATGGTACTGGATGCATATCAATCTACGGTACCAAATTTGATGATGAGAATTTTATTGCAAAGCATACGGGGCCTGGACTGCTCTCAATGGTATTCATTCTTTCCATCTGTTTCTTTCAATTGAAATGCTATCAGAGGGTACTTTTTATAACTTAACTTCTCTTTGTTAGCATTGGATATATTGCTTGGACTCAATGGTAGTTAGATTTGTATTTCTAACCTTCCATAGTTGCACATATGCCTTCAAActttttacttttttttttgtttttgagTGGGGATCATCATGTGAGCATAAAGAATGATTACGCCCTCTGTCCATATTACCATGAATATGCTTAATTTATGGGATCTAGCACCAGTGCACGATTTGTTGCCATTTGTTAACATATTTTGTAATCTGTCCATAGTATCAGCCAGCTTCAATAATTATATGGAATGTTTCTATTGTTTTGCTTGTTTTACATTATTGTTCTACAGCATTCGCAGTGGTGGTAGGTTAGATCAGCAACTCTGTGCAAGTCATGGTGATTGGTGATGTTTGTCTGTCCCATCCTTCCATGAATGACACTGTATTTTTTTTCTCATCACTAATTAGTTGGCTTTTGATTTTTTTCTCATCTAAATGATTGCTTTTAAGTATAACTGGTTACACTTTATTTCTGTTTCAAAGCACGTCTGATGTTCCAACAAGCTTATATCGTATGATATCAACACTTAGTAGCTGTTCCCTGTTTTTTGCAGGCAAACAGTGGAGCTAACTCTAATGGATCTCAGGTACATTCGCAATCTCAAAACTTTCATGAAAGCCTTTATGCCTGACTGCAAATTTATTCTGCAATAAGTTTGAAGTAATTTTATTGAGTAATGTAGTATTCTTTTTAAATTGTATGTTTTTGATAGGTTGGCAACGCCTTTGCCTTCAGTGTCATGTTTATAGTAAAGAAAAGGCTGTCCATTGTAGTTGTGTTTTCTTGTCTATTCCCCACCCAGTTAGAAATACCTGATGAAAACCTTATTTTCTTTACTGTGCTTGCAGTTCTTTATAACATGTGCAAAGTGTGACTGGCTGGACAACAAACATGTGGTCTTTGGGGTAAGATTACTCATTTCAAACATTTCTTTTTGTGACCAAACCTCAGACAATTGGTTTTTAGAATATTATGGCAAGTAGATGTATATACCTTATTAGTTTGGAGAGAATAAGATGTGAACCAAAAAAAAGCAAATGTGTTTTGGAGGTTCTTTATGTAAAGCCTCAAGGCTAGGTGGTGGCTATTGTGCTTTCTTTTGACCTTTTCTTTTTGTCTATCACTATGTGATTTTAATGCTTTGAATTGTTATATGTGAACCAGAGAGTGCTCGGGGATGGTCTACTTGTTGTGAGGAAGATTGAAAATGTTGCCACTGGACCGAACAACCGACCAAAGCTTGCCTGCATTATAAGCGAGTGCGGTGAAATGTAACATGATCCCTGAATGCAGCTAATCGTGCACTCTTGATGCTGCTGATGTAGACCCTGTTTGGTTGATGAACGCACTGGAGGAGTGGAAACAATATAGAGCATTGATCAAAGTACTGAAGCATGTCGAAATTGACACTGATCGAGTTGTACCGTTTCTACACAATCTGTAGAACAATATTCGAAACAAGAATTTAATGTTCCTGTTTGACATGGGAGCTGCGTCTTCTGTTGTGCTGATCATGTTTGATCCTACTGTTTCTGCTCTAGTAATCAAATAGTTGCCGGGTCTTCCATGATGGGACATGGAAGCAAAGCAGTCATGGAAGCAAACCATGTTTGACCAATGACCTCCAAGTCTCTCTGGCCGGCTGGCCCAGGGAATTGAGAAACAAGACTTGATGCTGGCGCTGATTTCTGTCCACGATACCAGGAACAAATCGAGAATATAGATTTTTGTGTGATTCAATAACATCATTGTCTGGTGACATGTTGCAACCTGCAAGTGGGTTGCCATGAACAAACAGGTCAGAGGCCGAGGAATCCACAGGTGTCAGGAATTCTGGAGCCATATGTTCCACATGATTAAGCTCTTGACAGAACATTTTCAACGAGGATAACATACTCTGGAATACCAAACCGTGCGGTCTACTTGCACCTGACGTGTTCTGTTGATATCACAAACCAAGTCGTAGCATTTTGCTTTCGTACGTGCGTGCCATTATGTCGTGCTCCCGTTTTAAGGTCCCCAAGAAGTCCTTCGATCGTCAGCACGTCCTCTTGCACTCTTCCAGCCTCCGGCTTGCCAACCATGGCGCGCACGACGCCGTCGAGCCCGTTGTCGCGCGCCACGCCACCGCTCTCCCCGACGGCCGGCGGCACCCCGAGCCGCCTGGCCGTGGCGCCGGCCTCCCCGACCACCCCGCAGTGCGCCATCCCGGCGTCGCCGCACACGCCGGGCAGGGGCGGGGGCAGGGCGGGCGCGtccaccccgccgccggccacgccTCGCACGCCGCGCCCTGAGATCACGCTCCGGCAGCCGACGTCGCAGGCGTCGCAGAagcgcgcgcccgccgccgtccggaAGCCGTCGCGGGCGCTCCGCGCGATCCGCGCGCTGATCCGGTCGCTGCCCCTCGTCGCGCCCGCCGCGTGCCGCCCGGCGTCCGCGCTCCCGCGGCGTTACACCAAGCCGCACGACGGCCACGGCGgcagcgacggcgcgcgcgtcaCCGGCACGTTCTACGGCCACCGCCGCGCGCGCATCACCCTCGCCGTGCAGGAGCGCCCCGGCAGCCTCCCGTCACTCGTGCTCGAGCTCGGCGTGCCCACGGGGAAGCTCATGCAGGAGCTCTCCGCCGGTGGCCACGTCCGCATCGCCCTCGAGTGCGAGAAGAAGTCCAAGAAGGCGTCGCAGCCGgacggcaacggcggcggcggcaatgtgAGCCTGCTGGAGGAGGCGATGTGGACGGCGTACGTGaacgggcggcgcgtcgggtaCGCGGTGCGGCGGGAGGCCTCGGAGGGCGACCTCGCGGTCATGCAGCTTCTGAGCACGGTGTCGGTTGGCGCCGGCGTGCTGCCCGGGGACGTGGTGGA from Panicum hallii strain FIL2 chromosome 9, PHallii_v3.1, whole genome shotgun sequence includes:
- the LOC112874570 gene encoding peptidyl-prolyl cis-trans isomerase CYP22, producing the protein MASTGGAAISAGPTPPSATATSVEWHQRPPNPKNPVVFFDVTIGSIPAGRIKMELFADIAPKTAENFRQFCTGEHRKNGLPQGFKGCQFHRVIKDFMIQGGDFLKNDGTGCISIYGTKFDDENFIAKHTGPGLLSMANSGANSNGSQFFITCAKCDWLDNKHVVFGRVLGDGLLVVRKIENVATGPNNRPKLACIISECGEM
- the LOC112877665 gene encoding protein MIZU-KUSSEI 1-like, with the translated sequence MARTTPSSPLSRATPPLSPTAGGTPSRLAVAPASPTTPQCAIPASPHTPGRGGGRAGASTPPPATPRTPRPEITLRQPTSQASQKRAPAAVRKPSRALRAIRALIRSLPLVAPAACRPASALPRRYTKPHDGHGGSDGARVTGTFYGHRRARITLAVQERPGSLPSLVLELGVPTGKLMQELSAGGHVRIALECEKKSKKASQPDGNGGGGNVSLLEEAMWTAYVNGRRVGYAVRREASEGDLAVMQLLSTVSVGAGVLPGDVVDAPAGAEADGEVAYMRAGFDRVIGSKDSESFYMVNPEGGAGGGTELSIFLVRV
- the LOC112874571 gene encoding splicing factor 3B subunit 6-like protein, which gives rise to MAAVGLRKGNARLPPEVNRVLYVRNLPFNISSEEMYDIFGKYGAIRQIRLGNAKDTRGTAYVVYEDIYDAKNAVDHLSGFNVANRYLIVLYYQPAKMSNKSDVKKKEEEITRLQEKYGLGSKTPGPGSSD